A single window of Periophthalmus magnuspinnatus isolate fPerMag1 chromosome 9, fPerMag1.2.pri, whole genome shotgun sequence DNA harbors:
- the smn1 gene encoding survival motor neuron protein 1, which produces MANGCKDVVFTRGAGQSDDSDIWDDTALVKAYDKAVASFKTALKGEKGEEEPQPSKKSDPGKKRKNNKKKQSRKRTNAPPDKLWQVGDSCCAYWSEDGQLYAATISSIDEKRGTCIVTYTDYGNEEEQNLEDLISDISEGDEEANSKTNEVESSTEESDRSATPNVPKLQTQSKHKSKTHKDDLHGFPEFPPRPPPMPTFKQTGNKRSSGHAPPPWPPMMAFGPPMIPPPPPMSPDMVDDEALGSVLISWYMSGYHTGYYLGLKQARKEAANFTKHNHK; this is translated from the exons ATGGCAAATGGATGTAAAGATGTGGTGTTTACTCGTGGAGCAGGACAA AGTGACGACTCCGACATTTGGGATGATACAGCATTGGTAAAGGCTTATGACAAGGCAGTTGCATCATTTAAG ACTGCTTTGAAGGGAGAAAAGggagaagaggaaccacaacccTCCAAGAAAAGCGATCcaggaaagaaaagaaagaataataagaagaaacaaAGTAGAAAACGAACTAACGCACCTCCAGATAAATtg TGGCAGGTTGGAGATTCATGCTGTGCTTACTGGTCAGAAGATGGACAATTGTATGCTGCCACCATCTCCTCCATAGATGAGAAAAGGGGCACTTGCATTGTTACATATACAGATTATGGTAATGAAGAAGAACAAAATCTTGAAGACTTGATTTCAGATATTTCAGAGGGCGATGAAGAAGCAAATTCAAAG aCAAATGAGGTTGAATCATCAACAGAGGAAAGTGATCGGTCGGCAACCCCGAATGTACCCAAACTGCAGACACAAAGTAAACACAAgtccaaaacacacaaagatgaTCTTCATGGTTTTCCTGAATTTCCCCCCAGGCCACCTCCAATGCCAACTTTCAAACag ACTGGAAATAAGCGCTCAAGTGGACATGCTCCTCCTCCCTGGCCTCCTATGATGGCTTTTGGCCCACCA ATGATCCCACCACCTCCACCGATGAGCCCTGACATGGTCGATGATGAGGCTTTGGGCAGTGTCCTCATCTCTTGGTATATGAGTGGCTATCACACTGGATACTACTTG ggaTTAAAACAAGCACGGAAAGAGGCTGCCAActtcacaaaacacaaccacaaataa
- the hspb11 gene encoding intraflagellar transport protein 25 homolog, translating into MIDPVLKSAGAKIVVASSHDENYPPENIIDGNTKTFWMTTGMFPQEFIIRFANSTNLSAVTVDSYNVRNIKIEVNDSETAKKFEPVIEKEFPPTQGHLQSHVISLNGTNATHLRFIIKSGYDHFVSVHKISVQT; encoded by the exons atgattGACCCTGTCCTAAAATCTGCGGGAGCAAAGATTGTCGTCGCTTCATCCCACGACGAGAATTATCCACCAGAAAACATTATTGACGG AAACACTAAAACATTTTGGATGACCACTGGGATGTTTCCACAAGAGTTTATTATTCGTTTTGCTAATTCTACCAACCTCAGTGCTGTGACAGTGGACAGCTACAATG TGAGGAATATTAAGATTGAAGTAAATGACTCAGAAACAGCCAAAAAATTTGAGCCTGTCATAGAAAAgg AATTTCCTCCTACACAGGGTCATCTTCAGTCACATGTTATTTCA CTAAATGGAACTAATGCAACACATCTGCGGTTTATAATCAAATCAGGTTATGATCATTTTGTTTCTGTGCATAAAATCAGTGTTCAAACTTGA
- the lzts1 gene encoding leucine zipper putative tumor suppressor 1 — MGSVSSLVTGSHSLNAAKHCRASGQPRLRQESSEQRKSGGCSLDDLLKCSFSPGSSSYPTKGLSHSRSGRSEDFFYIKVSQKPRSTQHRGSAMEDSESNSDEETTPKLLYKTLTDRTSTEQPLVRAFTPVVSRNTTSTETSHKGMDHILGSREKTSPDVIQRIENLSGTLSDSGRNSMSSLPTHSTGDSLGPASHRESSSPAAHSLSKALLPTFPSWLNGTNVSPESRYSHAFSSPVSKANANANGSQCSGDKSSPLSETTGGIRSPITADDSLIEHLEHRLLERESELHRLQVTLEEKGAEACQRFEDRHRHCVDEIEGLKQQCRIQQTANKSPQSVHLQVSKLQEEKHRLEDLVLRMTQEKERMEMRLRAYETHGTALAPTLEETQWEVCQKSGEIFLLKQQLRDSQADVSHKLSEILNLRTLLKDVTAKMEMFERQSREQEDELHTRAREAEVCQNELQRRKSEANMLREKVCKLESDIETLKQDLCVAKEQGPPQPPSSPVQTQPPQCLQEEVDILRQQVQNERDAKDKLSISFEQERQTWDKEKEKVIKYQKQLQINYLQMHKKNRELERSLKEVTAELEAKTELRTDIPYCSGLQTYEDVIATEI, encoded by the exons ATGGGCAGTGTGAGCAGCCTAGTCACGGGCAGCCACAGCCTCAACGCGGCCAAGCACTGCAGAGCTTCAGGCCAACCCAGGCTGAGGCAGGAGAGCAGCGAGCAGAGGAAGAGTGGAGGCTGTAGTCTGGATGACCTGCTCAAGTGcagcttcagtcctggttcctcCTCCTATCCCACTAAAGGCCTGTCCCATTCACGATCAGGACGCAGTGAGGACTTCTTCTATATTAAG GTAAGCCAGAAGCCACGGTCAACGCAGCACAGGGGATCCGCCATGGAGGACAGTGAATCAAACTCAGATGAGGAGACAACCCCAAAGCTGTTATACAAGACTCTGACAGACAGG ACATCCACTGAGCAGCCACTGGTCCGTGCATTCACGCCTGTTGTGTCCAGGAACACaacctccacagagacaagtcaCAAAGGCATGGACCACATCCTCGGATCAAGGGAGAAAACAAGCCCAGATGTCATTCAAAGGATTGAAAACCTCTCAG GGACCCTCTCAGACTCAGGTCGAAACTCCATGTCCTCCCTGCCCACCCACAGTACAGGTGACAGTCTGGGCCCTGCTTCACACCGGGAGAGTAGCTCACCTGCTGCTCACAGCCTCAGTAAGGCTCTCCTTCCCACATTCCCATCTTGGCTTAATGGGACTAATGTTAGCCCAGAGTCCCGCTACTCCCATGCCTTTAGCAGCCCTGTGTCTAAGGCTAATGCCAATGCTAATGGCTCCCAGTGCTCCGGAGACAAGTCCAGCCCTCTGAGTGAAACCACAGGTGGGATTCGATCGCCCATTACTGCAGACGACTCTCTGATTGAACATTTGGAGCACCGGCTtctggagagagaaagtgaactGCACAGGCTACAG GTGActttggaggagaaaggagcCGAAGCCTGTCAGCGCTTTGAGGACAGACATAGACACTGTGTGGATGAGATCGAAGGCCTGAAGCAGCAGTGTAGGATACAGCAGACAGCCAACAAAAGTCCACAGAGTGTACACCTGCAGGTCAGCAAGCTACAG GAGGAAAAGCACAGACTTGAGGATCTTGTGCTTAGAATGACCCAAGAAAAAGAACGAATGGAAATGAGACTGCGGGCCTACGAGACACACGGCACAGCACTGGCGCCCACACTGGAGGAAACTCAATGGGAG GTGTGCCAGAAGTCAGGGGAGATCTTTCTCTTGAAGCAGCAGCTCAGAGACAGTCAGGCCGATGTGAGCCACAAACTCAGTGAGATCCTCAATCTGCGCACTCTGCTCAAAGATGTCACCGCCAAGATGGAGATGTTTGAGAGACAGAGCCGAGAGCAGGAGGACGAGCTGCACACACGCGCCCGAGAGGCAGAG GTTTGCCAAAATGAGCTCCAGCGGAGGAAAAGCGAGGCGAACATGCTCAGAGAGAAAGTGTGTAAACTGGAGAGCGACATtgagactttaaagcaggatCTTTGTGTGGCCAAAGAACAAGGACCTCCTCAGCCACCCTCCTCCCCTGTCCAGACTCAACCCCCCCAATGTCTCCAAGAGGAAGTGGACATACTCCGACAGCAGGTCCAAAATGAGAGGGATGCCAAAGACAAACTGTCCATCAGCTTTgagcaagagagacagacatgggacaaggagaaagagaaggtcATTAAATATCAAAAACAACTGCAGATCAACTACCTGCAGATGCACAAAAAGAACAGGGAGCTGGAGAGGAGCCTGAAAGAAGTCACCGCTGAACTAGAGGCTAAGACTGAACTGCGTACAGACATCCCATACTGCTCAGGGCTACAGACCTATGAGGATGTCATCGCCACAGAGATTTAA